The following is a genomic window from Balneolaceae bacterium.
GACTATCAGAAGGCTTTTTCGAAGTCGGGACGACAGGATTTGAACCTGCGACCCCACGACCCCCAGTCGTGTGCGCTACCGGACTGCGCCACGTCCCGATGTAGTGGTGTAAACTTCCTGACGGGGGCGGGTTTGTCAGGAATCCCAAAGATAGGGCGCAGGGGCTATAAACTCAACTGAAAAGCGCGCACTTAGCCCCGGTCCTGGCACAGTTCCACCAGTACTCCGTGGTTGTCCTTCGGGTGCACAAAGGCCACCCACTTGTTGTCGGCACCCTCCACCGGCTCCTCGTTCAACAAGGTGAATCCCTCCGCGCGCAGGCGCTCCAGCTGGGCGTGAATGTCCTCCACCTCGAAGGCCACGTGGTGCATGCCCTCGCCCCTCTTCTCCAAAAAGCGGGCCACGGGCGAGTCGTCCGCCGTAGCACCCAGCAGTTCCACCTTCGAGTCGCCTGTGGCGAAGAAGGCGGTGTCCACCTTCTGACTCTCCACCTCCTCCCGCTTGTAGCAGGGCGTGTTCAGGAGCCGTTCGTAACTATCGATGGCCTCCTCCAGG
Proteins encoded in this region:
- the mce gene encoding methylmalonyl-CoA epimerase — translated: MDLKIEHIGIAVSNLEEAIDSYERLLNTPCYKREEVESQKVDTAFFATGDSKVELLGATADDSPVARFLEKRGEGMHHVAFEVEDIHAQLERLRAEGFTLLNEEPVEGADNKWVAFVHPKDNHGVLVELCQDRG